The following are encoded in a window of Mycolicibacterium tusciae JS617 genomic DNA:
- a CDS encoding phosphoribosyltransferase, with the protein MISLYEKHSQMREWLTCYKGRLDGSEPFIPEYIDVVKAFYARFFHEHGSRLIIRSPIDVIAVVPSSSRPAPHPLESLLRELPLTVPVVQLLERGPDELDWNKPAKDGFRPLDATPRRVLLIDDVSTTGARINSAAYALGLGGHHIAGALVAARRLTPDYRQTGELWDVQKATPFTWEQGPLVNLQNPMFS; encoded by the coding sequence GGCTGACGTGCTACAAAGGCCGTCTCGACGGCAGTGAGCCTTTCATTCCAGAGTACATAGACGTCGTAAAGGCCTTCTACGCGAGATTCTTTCACGAACACGGCAGCCGACTCATCATTAGAAGCCCAATCGACGTCATCGCCGTCGTCCCGTCCTCAAGCCGCCCCGCACCCCATCCACTCGAATCCCTGCTCAGGGAACTTCCGCTGACTGTCCCAGTGGTACAACTTCTTGAGCGTGGGCCGGACGAACTCGACTGGAATAAGCCCGCAAAAGATGGATTCCGTCCCCTCGACGCGACACCCCGGAGAGTCCTGCTAATTGACGACGTCAGCACAACTGGCGCACGGATCAACAGCGCCGCCTACGCCCTCGGCCTCGGCGGCCATCACATCGCCGGCGCACTCGTGGCCGCCCGCCGCCTTACACCTGACTACCGGCAAACAGGCGAACTGTGGGATGTGCAGAAGGCCACACCCTTCACCTGGGAACAAGGTCCGCTCGTTAATCTGCAAAACCCCATGTTCAGCTGA